One Branchiostoma floridae strain S238N-H82 chromosome 1, Bfl_VNyyK, whole genome shotgun sequence genomic region harbors:
- the LOC118427753 gene encoding sepiapterin reductase-like, with product MALSESVQNSSLLGRPTFCVITGASRGLGRSLAVELSGRLGEGSRLVLTARSLSGLEQTQALVKNKTTAVSVKLVSGDLEDSDRYQDLFQGIFSDITSGAFQHALLIHNASTLGDVSKRVVEHSDAEVLQKYFTMNVTSAITLTAKFLQIFPSSGMTRTVINITSSAGFTPIKTNSLYCSGKAARDIMFKVLAEESPDVRVLSFSPGAMDTEMFDYYRTHVGDPEVRALLCQLAENGKLLKPDFSAQKLIQILEENSFKSGAVLDVLDRFEH from the exons ATGGCTCTTTCTGAAAGTGTACAGAACTCTTCTTTGCTAGGAAGACCGACGTTCTGTGTTATCACCGGAGCTAGTCGGGGTCTGGGCCGTTCGTTGGCGGTGGAGTTGTCGGGCCGCCTGGGGGAGGGGTCCCGCCTGGTGCTCACGGCCAGGTCGCTGTCCGGACTAGAACAGACCCAGGCCTTGGTAAAGAATAAGACGACAGCGGTAAGCGTCAAGTTGGTTAGTGGTGACCTGGAAGACTCCGACAGATATCAGGACTTATTTCAGGGGATTTTCAGCGACATTACTTCAG GTGCATTCCAACATGCCTTGCTGATCCACAATGCCTCCACACTGGGAGATGTTAGTAAGAGGGTAGTAGAGCACAGTGATGCTGAGGTTCTACAGAAGTATTTCACCATGAACGTGACCTCTGCCATCACTCTCACAGCAAAATTCCTACAG ATATTTCCCAGTAGTGGCATGACCAGGACAGTGATAAACATCACCTCCAGTGCAGGCTTCACTCCAATCAAGACCAACTCTCTATACTGTAGTGGTAAAGCAGCAAGGGACATCATGTTCAAG GTGCTGGCAGAAGAGTCGCCAGACGTTCGTGTGCTGTCCTTCTCACCGGGTGCCATGGACACGGAGATGTTTGACTACTACAGAACGCACGTGGGAGACCCTGAGGTCAGGGCACTGTTGTGCCAGCTAGCAGAGAACGGCAAACTCCTGAAGCCGGATTTCTCCGCACAGAAACTGATCCAAATACTGGAGGAAAATTCCTTCAAGTCTGGTGCCGTACTCGATGTCTTAGATAGATTTGAACACTGA
- the LOC118426510 gene encoding kelch-like protein 30 produces MSDYSDNCDREIRGKHSEQYHDWHEDGSCTFGNKDKSYDLCAELIRQRKSGEFVDVVVKVEGREFPCHRAVLAVTPYFHTMFSSNLAESKAKVITLHDIDSGSFSKILDFVYTGEILMAKDDVQDILQAAHMLQAEEVLEYCEKFIENNLCASNCVGVMCLADMYGLCSLKTTARCMVMSKFSVVGRSEEFLSLSTQQLLDLLGDKELRVESEDDILLSVIQWLDHEPESRKAEVSGILPVICLSRVRVSVLKKFEVHPAIQDSPECLAKVTAAKEEHLSGSPRLMADTGREEDGRRPTSRCGISDDLAIIVGGWKAVTQERYSKNPTPPMPFQSIICMDPVREQCYHVTDLPTPIVGCMSVASAGRYLYVTGGRTSSLLHPDPGGSNIPSKQAFRYNFATDTWTRLPDLPRGRAGHGSAIVDGKLFLVGGDTTATLFNMLSMECFDIEAEAWIQPPKVPAIIPSPNLTVIGCGGKLVLIQGLRKKKRFSVHALDVKTQRWNSASRSARARDFDVDFRVTAVNNKVHFCVDMYCYGEVYTYDVDKETPSIEEEKLNTQDVKEELHIVDRVCRRRKRYVNGQKGIINTMSRKNYKLRRAGQTRSLYVVNEHTKLTLPFALFGHGFLATKKIHVGWYCRDQLAKVEKERELQDLLRYYYLSSDDEQYL; encoded by the coding sequence ATGTCGGACTATAGTGACAACTGTGATCGTGAAATCCGTGGCAAACATTCTGAACAGTACCATGACTGGCATGAGGATGGTTCCTGTACCTTTGGAAATAAAGACAAAAGTTACGACCTATGTGCTGAACTCATCAGACAGCGGAAGAGTGGTGAGTTTGTGGACGTGGTGGTGAAGGTAGAAGGCAGGGAGTTCCCTTGTCACCGGGCTGTGTTGGCAGTCACACCATACTTTCACACCATGTTTTCGTCCAACCTTGCGGAAAGCAAGGCGAAGGTAATAACACTACACGATATTGACTCTGGCAGCTTTTCCAAGATTCTGGACTTTGTGTACACGGGAGAAATCTTGATGGCTAAAGACGACGTTCAAGACATTCTGCAGGCAGCGCACATGCTGCAAGCTGAGGAAGTCCTAGAGTACTGCGAAAAGTTCATTGAAAACAACCTTTGTGCTTCTAACTGTGTGGGTGTCATGTGCCTTGCTGACATGTATGGCTTGTGTAGTTTGAAAACTACAGCAAGATGCATGGTGATGTCTAAGTTCTCGGTGGTTGGACGAAGTGAGGAGTTTCTGAGCCTTTCAACTCAGCAGCTCTTGGATCTACTCGGCGACAAGGAATTGAGAGTTGAGAGTGAAGACGATATCCTCCTTTCTGTGATACAATGGCTCGATCATGAACCAGAAAGCCGCAAGGCTGAGGTATCCGGAATTCTGCCAGTGATTTGCTTATCACGTGTAAGGGTCAGTGTGCTAAAGAAGTTTGAAGTCCACCCGGCGATACAGGATTCACCCGAATGTCTTGCCAAAGTCACAGCTGCAAAGGAGGAACATCTAAGTGGGTCACCTCGGCTGATGGCAGACACAGGAAGAGAGGAAGATGGAAGAAGACCTACTAGTAGGTGTGGGATTTCAGACGACCTGGCAATTATTGTGGGCGGTTGGAAGGCGGTCACTCAAGAACGTTACAGCAAAAATCCAACACCACCGATGCCTTTCCAAAGCATAATTTGTATGGATCCAGTTCGTGAGCAATGCTACCATGTCACCGACCTTCCGACACCCATCGTTGGATGCATGAGTGTGGCAAGTGCAGGACGATACTTGTACGTGACGGGAGGGCGCACCTCGTCTTTACTTCACCCAGACCCTGGTGGCAGCAACATTCCATCCAAACAAGCCTTTCGGTACAATTTCGCTACAGACACTTGGACGAGGTTACCTGACTTGCCTCGCGGTAGGGCGGGGCACGGGTCCGCCATTGTTGATGGAAAGCTCTTCCTGGTTGGAGGCGACACTACGGCGACGTTGTTCAATATGCTCAGTATGGAGTGTTTCGATATTGAAGCAGAAGCTTGGATACAGCCTCCTAAAGTGCCTGCAATCATCCCGTCACCCAACTTGACAGTGATAGGATGCGGGGGTAAGCTTGTGCTCATTCAGGgactcagaaagaagaaaagattcAGCGTCCATGCCTTAGATGTTAAAACTCAACGTTGGAATTCTGCCAGCAGGTCTGCACGAGCCAGGGATTTTGATGTGGACTTTAGAGTGACAGCCGTTAACAACAAGGTTCATTTCTGTGTTGATATGTATTGCTATGGGGAGGTCTACACCTACGATGTTGACAAGGAAACACCATCAATTGAAGAGGAGAAGCTAAACACACAAGATGTCAAAGAGGAGCTTCACATAGTTGATAGAGTATGCAGGAGACGCAAGCGCTATGTCAATGGACAGAAGGGTATCATCAACACCATGTCAAGAAAAAACTACAAACTGCGCCGTGCAGGTCAGACAAGAAGCTTATACGTTGTAAACGAACACACCAAACTGACCCTTCCTTTTGCTCTGTTTGGCCACGGATTCCTGGCAACCAAGAAAATTCATGTTGGATGGTACTGCAGGGACCAGCTAGCAAAAGTGGAGAAGGAGAGGGAACTACAGGATTTGTTAAGATATTATTACTTAAGCTCAGATGATGAGCAGTACCTCTGA
- the LOC118427829 gene encoding short-chain collagen C4-like — translation MATILVPGASLKNKNFLGAIQQAGSATMYPLPAEPARFVTGKSLSSTPVDELSRRIRQLCDTDPRVLLTMAKMEEDDRKSWVRLAHFMILLANEQHQEPNGADRTIQGPPGPPGRLGPPGPLGPPGPGGPPGPPGRDGRDGLAGQPGVDGRPGVYGVPGNQGPVGPVGPAGLRGPSGDKGAPGIDRSETSVYVRWGKKTCPTDLGTEQIYSGTAGGSWFNDKGGGANYQCLPPDPQWGKYQDGTQGWRAFMHGAEYKLDTNVPFGSTSLHNNDVPCAVCHVPTRGSKLMIPARNTCPAGWTREYHGYLMSENFKHSSAKEFVCVDEQPDVIHGGHADQNGAIFCPVEARCGSLPCPNYVEGRELTCVVCTK, via the exons ATGGCAACTATTTTAGTCCCTGGAGCCTCTCTGAAGAACAAGAACTTTCTCGGAGCTATACAGCAAGCAGGCAGTGCCACAATGTACCCATTGCCAGCCGAGCCGGCCCGTTTCGTGACGGGAAAGTCGCTGTCCAGCACTCCGGTGGACGAACTGAGCCGCAGGATTCGACAGCTCTGCGACACAGACCCCAGGGTCCTACTTACCATGGCGAAGATGGAGGAAGACGATCGGAAGTCTTGGGTACGGCTGGCCCACTTCATGATTCTTCTGGCCAATGAACAGCACCAGGAACCAAATGGCGCGGATC GTACCATTCAAGGTCCCCCAGGCCCACCTGGTCGCCTCGGCCCGCCTGGTCCCCTCGGCCCGCCTGGTCCCGGCGGCCCGCCTGGTCCCCCTGGTAGAGACGGACGGGATGGACTAGCTGGGCAGCCCGGAGTAGATGGACGGCCTGGGGTGTACGGAGTTCCAGGGAACCAAGGTCCAGTCGGTCCCGTAGGACCAGCTGGCTTGCGG GGACCCTCTGGAGACAAAGGTGCGCCAGGAATAGACCGTTCAG AGACCTCTGTCTATGTCCGCTGGGGGAAGAAAACGTGTCCGACCGATCTCGGGACAGAGCAGATTTATTCCG GAACGGCTGGAGGTTCATGGTTCAATGACAAAGGCGGCGGCGCCAATTACCAGTGTCTGCCCCCCGACCCACAGTGGGGAAAGTATCAAGATGGAACCCAAGGGTGGAGAGCTTTCATGCACGGAGCGGAGTACAAGTTGGACACAAACGTCCCGTTCGGCTCCACCTCCCTTCACAATAACGACGTCCCGTGTGCGGTCTGTCACGTCCCAACCCGCGGCAGTAAGTTGATGATCCCCGCCCGTAACACCTGCCCCGCCGGCTGGACCCGGGAGTACCATGGCTACCTTATGAGTGAGAATTTCAAACACTCCAGTGCTAAAGAGTTCGTCTGTGTAGATGAACAGCCTGACGTGATACATGGCGGACATGCCGACCAGAACGGAGCGATATTCTGCCCTGTGGAAGCTCGCTGCGGGTCCCTGCCGTGTCCCAACTACGTGGAAGGGAGGGAGCTTACCTGTGTCGTCTGTACCAAATAG